Proteins encoded within one genomic window of Hominilimicola fabiformis:
- a CDS encoding L-fucose isomerase, giving the protein MKPRIGIRPTIDGRWGGVRESLEEKTMAMANAAKELIESNVHYQDGTPVECVISPCTIGSGAEAAKCNDYFSTQNVCATLAVTPCWCYGSETMDLNSDTVKAVWGFNGTERPGAVYLAAVMAAFAQRGLPAFSMYGHDVQDIDDNTVPEDVAEKMIRWAKGAVAVGQMKNKAYVNLGSVAMGIAGSYCDMSFMQKYLGIRAEFVDLTEILRRITLGIYDKDEYEKAYKWIKENCKEGFDKNAGKNLPDIITKSKVVPADKDWEFITKFTLIVNDILYGNPKLAELGWHEEALGKNAIVGGFQGQRHWTDWLPNADFTEAIMASSFNWNGKKMPTPFATENDTLNGISMLLATLVTGKAPAFHDVRTYWSPDAVKRVTGKELTGKAANGIIHLINSGATALDCTGAAKDENGNGTQKEWWNMTDEDIQNCIDATDWCRADYEYFRGGGFSSHFRTKAEMPVTMLRVNIVEGIGPVIQIAEGYTCNLDDDIHNKLDKRTDPTWPTTWFAPILTGKGAFTDVYSVMANWGANHGVTIGGHVGADLITLCSMLRIPVTMHNVADEKVYRPHVWSSFGTEDSQAADYAACKNYGPMYK; this is encoded by the coding sequence ATGAAACCAAGAATAGGAATAAGACCGACAATAGACGGTCGTTGGGGCGGCGTCAGAGAAAGCCTTGAAGAAAAAACAATGGCTATGGCAAATGCAGCTAAGGAACTTATCGAAAGTAATGTGCATTATCAAGACGGAACACCTGTTGAATGTGTAATTTCACCTTGTACAATAGGTTCAGGCGCTGAGGCGGCTAAATGCAACGATTATTTTTCAACACAAAATGTATGTGCAACATTGGCTGTAACACCATGCTGGTGCTATGGTTCAGAAACAATGGACCTAAACTCGGATACAGTAAAAGCTGTATGGGGCTTTAACGGAACGGAACGTCCCGGTGCGGTTTATCTTGCCGCAGTAATGGCTGCATTTGCACAACGCGGACTTCCTGCATTTTCAATGTACGGACACGATGTGCAGGACATTGATGATAACACAGTTCCTGAAGATGTTGCCGAAAAAATGATTCGTTGGGCGAAAGGTGCTGTTGCGGTCGGTCAAATGAAGAACAAAGCATATGTGAACCTTGGCAGTGTCGCAATGGGTATTGCAGGTTCATATTGCGATATGTCATTTATGCAAAAGTATCTTGGTATACGAGCTGAATTTGTTGATTTAACAGAAATATTGAGAAGAATTACTCTTGGTATATATGATAAAGATGAGTATGAAAAAGCATATAAATGGATAAAAGAAAACTGCAAAGAAGGCTTTGATAAAAATGCAGGTAAAAACTTGCCTGACATTATTACAAAATCGAAAGTTGTTCCGGCAGATAAGGATTGGGAATTCATCACTAAGTTTACGTTAATCGTAAATGATATTCTTTACGGAAATCCAAAACTTGCCGAACTTGGTTGGCATGAAGAAGCACTTGGAAAGAATGCAATAGTAGGCGGTTTCCAAGGTCAAAGACACTGGACAGATTGGCTGCCTAACGCTGATTTTACAGAGGCAATTATGGCATCGTCATTCAACTGGAACGGTAAAAAAATGCCTACTCCGTTTGCAACCGAAAATGATACATTAAACGGTATTTCGATGCTTTTGGCAACACTTGTTACAGGTAAAGCACCTGCATTCCACGATGTTCGTACATATTGGTCACCCGACGCTGTAAAACGTGTAACAGGTAAAGAACTTACAGGTAAAGCCGCTAACGGCATTATTCACCTCATTAATTCCGGTGCAACGGCACTTGATTGTACAGGTGCGGCAAAAGACGAGAACGGCAACGGTACACAAAAAGAATGGTGGAATATGACTGATGAAGATATTCAAAATTGTATTGATGCAACAGATTGGTGCAGAGCAGATTATGAATATTTCAGAGGCGGCGGTTTTTCAAGCCACTTCAGAACAAAAGCAGAAATGCCTGTAACAATGCTTAGAGTAAATATCGTTGAAGGTATTGGACCGGTTATTCAGATAGCAGAAGGATATACTTGCAATCTTGATGATGATATTCATAATAAACTTGATAAACGTACAGACCCTACATGGCCGACAACATGGTTTGCTCCGATTCTTACAGGTAAGGGCGCATTTACTGATGTATACAGTGTAATGGCTAATTGGGGTGCTAATCACGGCGTGACAATCGGCGGACACGTTGGCGCTGATTTGATAACCCTTTGCTCAATGTTGAGAATCCCTGTAACAATGCACAATGTAGCTGATGAAAAGGTATATCGTCCACACGTATGGTCGTCTTTTGGTACAGAAGATTCTCAAGCAGCAGATTATGCGGCTTGCAAAAACTACGGACCTATGTATAAATAA